Proteins encoded within one genomic window of Companilactobacillus sp.:
- the metG gene encoding methionine--tRNA ligase — MTNENKQTFYITTPIYYPSGKLTIGNSYTTIAADTLARYKRAEGYDVFFLTGTDEHGLKIEEKAESKHMQPKEYVDMMAAKIKDLWKLLEISNDKFIRTTDDYHVKAVQNIVERLIKQGDVYLGEYTGWYSVDDEEYFTESQLAEVYRDKDGKVIGGKAPSGHEVQLVKEPSYFFKMSKYADRLLKYYEDNPTFIEPEIRKNEMINNFIKPGLEDLAISRTSFNWGVPIPSDPKHVVYVWIDALLNYITALGYGTDDDSLFKRYWPANVQFVGKEIVRFHTIYWPIVLMALGIDLPKQVFGHGWLLMKDGKMSKSKGNVVYPEMLVARYGLDSLRYYLMRAMPFGNDGVFTPEDYVDKINYDLANDLGNLLNRTISMVNKYEDGKVTTVANVSDFDKSLVEASEQAIKEYREHMDKFEFPDALASVWAFIGRANKYIDETKPWLLAKDPDGKAELQSVLGHLVESLRLIALMIRPVMTQSPKKIFAQLGLDYDKDTELKFGETSVGTTVTSDPEPIFPRLDAEEEVKYIKDKMAEEQAKNGAGKLSKSAQAKAKQQKDNDDGYPKEIEFDDFAKVKMVVTEVLDVKPVENSDKLLQFKLDDGTGIDRQILSGMHKFYPNYKELIGKKILAVVNLKPRKMVGEWSNGMLLSTEKGDEVKLAIVDNSHKNGAILG, encoded by the coding sequence ATGACTAATGAGAACAAACAAACTTTTTATATCACCACCCCAATTTACTATCCATCAGGTAAATTAACGATTGGTAATTCATACACGACCATCGCTGCAGATACATTGGCACGTTACAAACGTGCTGAGGGCTATGATGTATTCTTCTTGACTGGTACTGACGAACACGGTCTTAAGATAGAAGAAAAAGCTGAATCAAAACATATGCAACCTAAAGAATATGTTGATATGATGGCGGCTAAAATTAAAGATCTCTGGAAATTACTCGAGATCTCAAATGATAAATTTATCAGAACAACTGACGACTACCATGTCAAGGCTGTTCAAAACATTGTCGAACGCTTGATCAAGCAAGGTGATGTTTATTTAGGCGAATATACTGGCTGGTACTCAGTTGATGATGAAGAATACTTCACAGAATCTCAATTAGCTGAAGTTTACCGTGACAAAGATGGCAAGGTCATCGGTGGTAAAGCTCCATCAGGTCACGAAGTTCAATTAGTTAAAGAGCCTTCATACTTTTTCAAGATGAGCAAATACGCTGACAGATTGTTGAAGTATTATGAAGATAATCCAACATTCATCGAACCAGAAATTCGTAAGAATGAAATGATCAACAACTTCATCAAACCTGGACTTGAAGATTTAGCTATTTCAAGAACTAGTTTTAACTGGGGTGTTCCGATTCCTAGTGATCCTAAACACGTTGTCTATGTTTGGATCGATGCATTGCTCAACTATATTACTGCTCTAGGTTATGGAACTGACGATGATTCATTATTCAAACGTTATTGGCCTGCAAACGTTCAGTTTGTTGGTAAGGAAATTGTTCGTTTCCATACTATTTACTGGCCAATCGTCTTAATGGCATTAGGAATTGATCTTCCTAAACAAGTCTTTGGACATGGCTGGTTATTGATGAAAGACGGTAAGATGTCCAAGTCTAAAGGTAATGTTGTCTATCCAGAAATGTTAGTTGCTCGTTATGGCCTTGATTCATTACGTTACTACTTGATGCGCGCAATGCCATTTGGTAACGATGGTGTTTTCACTCCTGAGGACTACGTTGATAAGATCAACTATGACCTTGCTAACGATTTAGGTAACTTATTGAACAGAACCATTTCAATGGTTAACAAGTACGAAGACGGTAAAGTTACAACAGTTGCCAATGTTTCTGACTTTGACAAGAGCTTAGTTGAAGCTTCAGAACAAGCTATCAAAGAATATCGCGAACATATGGATAAATTTGAATTCCCTGATGCACTTGCCAGCGTTTGGGCATTTATCGGTCGTGCTAACAAATACATCGACGAAACAAAGCCTTGGTTATTAGCTAAAGATCCTGATGGCAAGGCAGAATTACAATCAGTTCTTGGACACTTAGTGGAATCATTACGCTTGATTGCATTAATGATCAGACCAGTCATGACTCAATCGCCTAAGAAGATTTTTGCACAATTAGGTTTGGATTATGACAAGGATACTGAGCTTAAGTTTGGCGAAACTTCAGTTGGTACGACAGTAACTTCTGATCCAGAGCCAATCTTCCCACGTCTTGATGCTGAAGAAGAAGTAAAATATATCAAGGACAAGATGGCAGAGGAACAAGCTAAAAACGGTGCCGGCAAGTTGAGTAAGTCTGCTCAAGCTAAGGCTAAGCAACAAAAAGACAATGATGATGGTTATCCAAAAGAAATCGAATTCGACGATTTTGCCAAAGTTAAAATGGTTGTAACTGAAGTCTTGGATGTTAAACCAGTTGAGAATTCTGACAAGTTGCTCCAATTCAAATTGGATGATGGTACTGGTATTGATCGTCAGATCTTATCAGGTATGCACAAATTCTATCCAAACTACAAGGAATTGATTGGTAAAAAGATTTTGGCTGTTGTTAACTTGAAGCCACGTAAGATGGTCGGCGAATGGAGTAACGGAATGTTGCTTTCAACTGAAAAAGGCGACGAAGTAAAACTTGCAATCGTTGATAATTCACACAAAAATGGAGCTATCTTAGGATAA
- a CDS encoding TatD family hydrolase, giving the protein MKIFDSHTHLNDEAFAGKTQEYIDRAAELDVDEMAIIGSNEEFNIEAIRLAQNYQPLHAVIGWHPEFAKEYNEEQLINQIKLPEVVAIGEIGLDYHWEEDPEPAIQKEILIKQLDVAQQYNMPVSIHCRDAFDDMYQILKNHDMSKSGIIMHSFNGDVKWLNKFLDLGLQISYSGVVSFKNAPEVQESAKNTPLDRLLVETDAPYLTPVPYRGHQNEPGYTRYVVDAIAKIKGVTPDEIAKHTFNNAKRVYNLS; this is encoded by the coding sequence ATGAAAATTTTTGATTCACATACACATTTAAATGACGAAGCATTTGCAGGCAAGACGCAGGAGTACATTGATCGTGCAGCTGAACTTGACGTTGATGAGATGGCAATTATAGGTTCAAACGAAGAATTCAATATCGAAGCTATCCGTTTAGCTCAAAACTATCAACCACTGCATGCAGTGATTGGCTGGCATCCTGAATTCGCCAAAGAATACAACGAAGAACAATTGATCAATCAGATCAAATTGCCTGAAGTTGTCGCAATTGGTGAAATCGGCTTGGATTATCATTGGGAGGAAGACCCCGAACCTGCCATTCAAAAAGAAATCTTGATCAAACAATTAGATGTTGCCCAACAATACAACATGCCGGTATCGATTCATTGTCGCGATGCCTTTGACGATATGTACCAGATTCTAAAGAATCACGACATGTCTAAAAGCGGCATCATCATGCACAGCTTCAATGGGGATGTTAAGTGGTTGAACAAATTCTTAGATTTAGGGTTGCAGATTTCATACAGCGGCGTAGTGTCATTCAAGAATGCGCCAGAAGTCCAGGAATCTGCTAAGAATACGCCACTTGACCGGTTGCTGGTTGAAACAGATGCACCTTATCTAACACCGGTGCCTTATCGTGGACACCAAAATGAACCTGGCTATACTAGATATGTTGTTGATGCAATTGCTAAAATCAAGGGCGTTACTCCTGACGAAATTGCTAAACACACTTTCAATAATGCCAAAAGAGTGTATAACTTAAGTTAA
- the rnmV gene encoding ribonuclease M5, which yields MKKIKEIIVVEGKSDTSRLRDCLGDVDTIETNGSALSDETKIRIKQAQDKRGVIIFTDPDFNGNRLRTIISKVVPDAKQAFLPREEAVPKKSDGSLGIEHAKDADIKKALDAVYTVTEDNFEKYTNNDMIALKLIGDGDSKQRREYVGRQLKVGYTNAKQFLNRLNMLQVDPEQLRDAVNKYDKGSTNDTK from the coding sequence ATGAAAAAAATAAAAGAAATAATCGTAGTTGAAGGAAAATCAGATACTAGTCGCTTAAGAGATTGTTTAGGCGATGTCGACACGATTGAAACTAATGGCTCGGCGTTGAGTGATGAGACGAAGATTCGGATCAAACAGGCTCAGGATAAACGCGGGGTCATTATTTTTACCGACCCTGATTTCAATGGCAACCGACTTAGAACAATCATTTCCAAAGTAGTTCCAGATGCTAAACAAGCTTTTTTACCCAGGGAAGAAGCTGTCCCTAAGAAAAGCGACGGAAGTTTAGGAATTGAACATGCCAAAGATGCTGACATCAAAAAAGCCCTCGATGCGGTATACACCGTGACCGAGGACAATTTTGAAAAATATACTAACAATGACATGATAGCCTTGAAGTTAATTGGTGACGGCGACTCCAAGCAACGGCGTGAATACGTTGGTCGCCAATTAAAAGTTGGCTATACTAATGCTAAACAATTTTTGAATCGTCTAAATATGTTGCAAGTTGATCCTGAACAATTGCGTGATGCAGTGAATAAATATGATAAGGGAAGTACAAATGACACAAAATAG
- the rsmA gene encoding 16S rRNA (adenine(1518)-N(6)/adenine(1519)-N(6))-dimethyltransferase RsmA has product MTQNRLSISDPIRTNDILRKYKLRAKKSLGQNFLTNEKVLNDIVDASQLKPDEIAIEIGPGIGALTEKLAQVAEKVFAFEVDQNLIPVLADTLSDYDNIEVFNQDILDVDLDQFVKDHGIEGKTIKVVANLPYYITTPIMLNLINSDYPFQALVLMMQKEVAERITAEPGHRQYGSLTIGVQTLMKTRIDRIVGKNSFIPRPKVDSAVVVLERLEHPNEGINDPKYFNKVIRSSFAQKRKSLMNNLLNWQGRTDDNRAAIKQIFADCDVAENARAEQLSIPQFKEMANELQETFSK; this is encoded by the coding sequence ATGACACAAAATAGATTAAGTATCTCTGACCCGATTCGGACCAATGATATTTTACGAAAATACAAACTTCGTGCCAAAAAGAGTCTTGGCCAAAACTTTTTGACTAATGAGAAAGTTTTGAACGATATTGTCGATGCTAGTCAGCTTAAACCTGATGAAATCGCCATTGAAATTGGACCTGGTATTGGAGCTTTAACGGAAAAATTAGCCCAAGTCGCCGAAAAGGTCTTTGCATTTGAAGTTGATCAAAACTTAATTCCTGTATTGGCAGATACATTAAGCGACTACGATAACATTGAAGTATTTAATCAAGATATTTTGGATGTCGATCTTGACCAATTTGTTAAGGATCACGGTATTGAGGGCAAAACTATCAAGGTTGTTGCTAACTTGCCTTATTACATCACTACACCAATTATGCTTAATTTGATCAATAGCGATTATCCATTCCAAGCATTAGTTTTGATGATGCAAAAAGAAGTCGCTGAGCGGATCACAGCAGAACCAGGTCATCGTCAATATGGTTCACTAACTATTGGAGTGCAAACTTTGATGAAGACTAGAATTGACCGAATCGTTGGCAAGAACTCCTTTATCCCAAGGCCTAAGGTCGACTCAGCCGTAGTAGTATTGGAACGTTTGGAACATCCAAATGAGGGCATCAATGATCCCAAATATTTTAATAAAGTAATTCGCTCATCATTTGCACAAAAAAGAAAGAGTCTAATGAATAATTTGCTAAATTGGCAGGGTAGAACTGATGATAATCGTGCAGCAATCAAACAGATCTTTGCTGATTGCGATGTTGCTGAGAACGCTCGGGCTGAGCAATTATCGATTCCGCAATTTAAAGAAATGGCAAATGAATTGCAGGAAACATTTTCTAAATAA
- a CDS encoding Veg family protein, with product MPTSLETIKSNLDQHLGENLTVVAQAGRKKVIRRRGTLSETFHSVFVVNLDQNENSFERVSYSYADLLTKSIDITFDSDVNENEEEADAE from the coding sequence ATGCCAACGTCATTGGAAACAATTAAGTCAAATTTGGACCAACATCTAGGTGAAAACTTGACAGTAGTTGCACAAGCAGGACGCAAGAAAGTTATTCGCCGTCGTGGAACTTTGTCAGAAACATTTCATTCAGTTTTCGTGGTAAACCTAGACCAAAATGAAAACTCTTTTGAAAGAGTTTCATACAGCTATGCAGATCTTCTAACTAAATCAATCGACATTACTTTTGATAGCGATGTTAACGAGAACGAGGAAGAAGCAGACGCAGAATAA
- the purR gene encoding pur operon repressor — MKTRRSERLIDMTRYLLERPHTLISLAFFADRYESAKSSISEDLGILRRTFMIRGTGVLETLPGAGGGVIFTPGISQKEATEFISTVKQRLMEPDRILPGGYVYLTDLLADPNLLRTVGRMIATQYSQSSIDVVMTVATKGIPIAQSVASFLNIPFVIVRRDSKITEGSTISVNYASGSSDRIEKMELSKRSLAEGSRVLVVDDFMKGGGTISGMRSLINEFNAIFVGVTVFAENALIDPSVRDSDVTSIFKVDNIDQENKIINIVNGDYLAKTDFSYFE, encoded by the coding sequence ATGAAAACACGAAGAAGTGAACGTTTGATTGATATGACTCGCTATTTGTTGGAGAGACCCCACACATTGATCTCTTTAGCATTTTTTGCCGATCGCTATGAATCAGCTAAGTCTTCAATATCCGAAGATTTAGGTATTTTACGTCGCACATTTATGATCAGAGGAACTGGTGTACTTGAGACTCTACCAGGTGCTGGTGGCGGTGTTATTTTTACGCCCGGCATTTCTCAAAAGGAAGCCACAGAATTTATCAGTACAGTTAAACAACGTTTGATGGAACCTGACCGAATTTTGCCAGGTGGCTATGTCTATCTAACTGACCTATTGGCTGATCCGAACTTGCTTAGAACAGTTGGTAGAATGATTGCAACGCAATATTCTCAAAGTTCAATTGACGTCGTTATGACGGTAGCAACTAAGGGTATACCAATTGCACAAAGCGTTGCCAGCTTTTTAAATATCCCGTTTGTGATCGTTAGAAGAGATTCTAAGATTACTGAGGGTTCAACCATTAGTGTTAATTACGCTTCTGGTTCATCAGATCGAATTGAAAAAATGGAATTGTCCAAACGTAGTCTTGCGGAAGGTTCGCGAGTCCTCGTGGTCGATGATTTCATGAAGGGTGGAGGGACCATCAGTGGAATGCGTAGTTTGATCAACGAATTCAACGCTATTTTTGTTGGTGTAACAGTCTTTGCAGAGAATGCTTTGATTGATCCATCTGTCCGTGATTCTGACGTTACATCAATTTTTAAGGTCGATAATATTGATCAAGAAAACAAAATTATTAACATCGTAAATGGTGATTATTTAGCAAAGACCGATTTCAGTTATTTCGAGTGA
- the glmU gene encoding bifunctional UDP-N-acetylglucosamine diphosphorylase/glucosamine-1-phosphate N-acetyltransferase GlmU, translating into MSNRYVVILAAGMGTRMKSKLYKVLQPVAGKAMVDHVVTQVEKIHPDLIETVIGNGADKVRDLLGDRTKYALQEEQLGTAHAVLQAEKDLGGKEGMTMIVSGDTPLFTADTFQKLFDYHEEQNAAVTILTAHADDPFSYGRIIRDQRGNVSKVVEEKDATDEEKAIQEINTGVYCFDNQMLFENLHSVNNDNAQGEYYLPDVVSILKSQGEKIVAYQMDDLSESLGVNDRVALSQAEKLMQKRINEAHMRDGVTLVDPDNTYIDVDVQIGNDTTIEPNVKIFGDTKIGSDCLIGLGSRIKDSTIEDGVTVISSTLEKAVMHEGSNIGPNSHLRPKADIGKEVHIGNFCEVKNATIGDRTKIGHLSYVGDATLGTDINVGCGVVFVNYDGVKKFHSNIGNHSFIGSNSNIIAPVDMADHSFIAAGSTVNKDIPKHAMAIARPRQTNKEDYWDKLPLSKSEEWK; encoded by the coding sequence ATGTCTAATCGCTATGTAGTAATTCTTGCAGCTGGTATGGGTACTAGAATGAAGTCTAAGTTATACAAAGTGCTTCAGCCAGTAGCAGGTAAAGCCATGGTCGACCACGTTGTGACTCAAGTCGAAAAGATTCATCCTGACTTGATTGAAACCGTGATCGGCAATGGTGCTGATAAGGTTCGTGATTTGTTGGGAGATCGTACTAAGTACGCCCTTCAAGAAGAACAATTAGGTACAGCACATGCTGTATTACAAGCTGAGAAAGATCTCGGTGGCAAAGAAGGTATGACCATGATCGTTAGTGGCGACACGCCTTTGTTTACTGCAGATACTTTCCAAAAGTTATTTGATTACCATGAAGAACAAAATGCGGCAGTTACTATCTTAACTGCCCATGCTGACGATCCATTTAGTTACGGCAGAATTATCCGTGACCAAAGAGGCAATGTTTCTAAGGTTGTTGAAGAAAAAGATGCAACTGATGAAGAAAAGGCTATTCAAGAAATAAACACTGGCGTTTATTGTTTTGATAACCAAATGCTCTTTGAAAATTTGCATTCAGTTAATAACGATAATGCCCAAGGCGAATATTACTTGCCAGACGTAGTTTCAATTTTGAAATCACAAGGTGAGAAAATCGTCGCTTATCAAATGGATGATTTGAGCGAATCACTCGGAGTTAACGACCGTGTAGCGTTATCTCAAGCTGAGAAATTGATGCAAAAGCGCATCAACGAAGCACATATGCGCGATGGTGTAACTCTCGTAGATCCAGATAATACTTATATTGACGTTGATGTTCAAATCGGTAACGATACGACCATTGAACCAAATGTAAAGATTTTTGGAGATACTAAGATTGGTTCAGATTGTCTGATTGGTCTTGGCTCAAGGATCAAAGATTCAACTATCGAAGACGGCGTAACCGTAATTAGTTCGACCCTTGAAAAAGCTGTGATGCATGAGGGCAGCAATATTGGGCCTAATTCGCATCTTCGTCCAAAGGCAGATATTGGCAAGGAAGTCCACATTGGTAACTTCTGTGAGGTCAAGAATGCTACTATCGGAGACCGTACAAAGATCGGTCACTTGTCATATGTTGGCGATGCCACACTTGGAACTGACATCAATGTCGGCTGTGGTGTAGTCTTTGTTAACTATGACGGTGTTAAGAAGTTCCACAGCAATATCGGCAATCACTCATTCATTGGTTCTAACTCAAATATTATTGCTCCAGTGGATATGGCAGATCATTCATTTATCGCTGCTGGTTCAACTGTAAATAAAGATATTCCTAAGCACGCAATGGCAATTGCTCGTCCAAGACAAACCAATAAAGAAGATTATTGGGACAAACTACCACTATCAAAAAGTGAAGAATGGAAATAA
- a CDS encoding ribose-phosphate diphosphokinase — protein sequence MAYKDTERPLKIFALNSNKPLAEKIAKEVGIPLGKSSVTRFSDGEIQINIEESIRGADVFLIQSTSAPVNDNLMELLIMVDALKRASAHFISVVIPYYGYARQDRKSRSREPITAKLVANMLQRAGVDRVLALDLHAAQIQGFFDIPVDHLMGAPLLADYFLSNHLEEDAVVVSPDHGGVTRARKLAEFLKAPIAIIDKRRPRANVAEVMNIIGNVKGKRAIIIDDMIDTAGTITLASQALIDAGATEVYASCTHPILSGPAIERIEASPIKKLIVTDSINLPKEKVIDRMVQVSVGPLIGDAIERIHNNEPVSPLFNNRFQRNKG from the coding sequence ATGGCATATAAAGATACTGAACGTCCGCTCAAGATTTTTGCATTAAATTCAAACAAACCATTGGCAGAGAAAATTGCCAAAGAAGTAGGGATTCCTTTAGGTAAATCCTCTGTTACACGTTTTAGTGATGGTGAAATTCAAATCAATATTGAAGAAAGTATTCGTGGTGCTGATGTATTCTTGATCCAATCAACTTCAGCTCCAGTTAATGACAACTTGATGGAATTATTGATCATGGTTGATGCACTTAAACGTGCTTCAGCTCACTTCATCAGTGTTGTGATTCCTTATTATGGCTATGCTAGACAAGACCGTAAGTCACGTTCACGTGAACCAATCACAGCTAAGTTGGTTGCTAACATGCTCCAACGTGCTGGTGTTGACCGTGTCTTAGCACTTGACTTGCATGCTGCTCAAATTCAAGGATTCTTCGATATTCCAGTTGATCACTTGATGGGTGCACCATTGCTTGCAGATTATTTCCTATCAAATCATCTTGAAGAAGATGCCGTAGTGGTATCACCTGACCATGGTGGTGTTACTCGTGCTAGAAAATTAGCTGAATTCTTGAAGGCACCAATTGCTATTATTGATAAACGTCGTCCACGTGCCAATGTGGCTGAAGTTATGAATATCATTGGTAACGTTAAAGGTAAACGTGCCATCATTATTGATGATATGATCGATACTGCTGGTACTATCACTTTAGCTTCTCAAGCATTGATCGATGCTGGAGCAACTGAAGTTTACGCAAGTTGTACACATCCGATCCTTTCAGGGCCTGCTATTGAAAGAATTGAAGCTTCACCAATCAAGAAATTGATCGTGACGGATTCAATCAACTTGCCTAAGGAAAAAGTTATTGACCGTATGGTTCAAGTTTCAGTTGGACCACTTATCGGTGATGCCATTGAACGCATTCATAATAATGAACCAGTTAGTCCATTATTTAACAATCGTTTCCAACGCAATAAAGGTTAA
- the mscL gene encoding large conductance mechanosensitive channel protein MscL, producing the protein MFKEFQQFISRGSVVDLAVGVIIGAAFNSLVTALTTYILNPLIGLIIGRIDLTDMKFTVFGANFLIGDFINAIINFSIIMFVVFTVVRIMNRMRRDGSTSKFDNVQETDPQLEYLQQIRDLLRYQSQQNNHRDRY; encoded by the coding sequence ATGTTTAAGGAATTCCAACAATTCATTTCACGTGGTAGCGTGGTTGACCTGGCTGTCGGTGTTATTATTGGTGCTGCTTTCAACAGTTTGGTCACCGCACTGACCACCTATATTCTTAATCCTTTGATTGGTTTGATTATTGGTCGTATTGATCTGACTGATATGAAATTTACCGTCTTTGGTGCAAACTTCTTGATTGGTGATTTTATCAATGCCATTATCAATTTCTCGATCATCATGTTTGTGGTCTTTACGGTCGTTCGAATCATGAACCGCATGCGTCGTGATGGAAGTACTAGTAAATTCGATAACGTTCAAGAAACTGATCCACAATTGGAATATCTCCAACAAATCCGTGATCTACTAAGATATCAATCACAACAAAATAACCATCGTGACCGTTATTAA
- a CDS encoding SLAP domain-containing protein produces MKITKFVIAGVVALTLGATATTQVFATADDNNVSVNNQYDSDGQYNGDYQVINGEVLTSGQTKLYNSNGKQATRSLAAGTYWIADRMLMSGGQPTLYRVSTDEWVKPSDVTFINPIGNTLVTARANAGLYDSNGNVVGTLPAGVAYHSDQRKTVNGVIMYRVSTDQWVKATEVNIGR; encoded by the coding sequence ATGAAAATTACTAAGTTTGTTATTGCAGGTGTCGTTGCCTTAACGCTCGGCGCTACTGCTACTACTCAAGTTTTCGCCACAGCTGATGATAATAACGTAAGTGTCAATAATCAATACGATTCTGATGGACAATATAACGGTGACTATCAAGTCATCAATGGTGAAGTCCTAACATCAGGACAAACAAAATTGTACAATTCAAATGGCAAACAAGCTACTCGTAGCTTGGCTGCAGGAACATATTGGATTGCTGACAGAATGTTAATGAGCGGTGGACAACCTACTCTTTATCGTGTATCTACTGATGAATGGGTTAAACCAAGCGACGTTACCTTCATCAATCCAATTGGAAACACACTAGTTACAGCTAGAGCAAATGCTGGACTATACGATTCAAATGGTAATGTAGTTGGTACTTTGCCAGCAGGCGTAGCTTATCACTCTGACCAAAGAAAGACAGTTAATGGCGTGATCATGTATCGTGTGTCAACTGATCAATGGGTCAAAGCAACAGAAGTAAACATCGGAAGATAA
- a CDS encoding class I SAM-dependent methyltransferase: MDDYTKFNSKIIDQWVNEGWEWGMPISHEEYLQAQKGEFKMVLTPLKQIPKDWFPDPIKGKKILGLASGGGQQMPILTALGGECTVFDYSQKQLDAEKMVAERENYQIEIIKGDMTKKLPFTDNTFDMIIQPVANSYIENVQHVWNESYRILKPGGRLLVGLDNGINYIFDKTETKLYHPLPYNPLKNPEVNDDFPIEEEGIQFSHTLDEQIRGQIKAGFQIVDLYEDTNSEGKLKDYNIPTFWATYAIKK; this comes from the coding sequence ATGGATGATTACACGAAATTTAACTCAAAAATAATTGATCAATGGGTCAACGAAGGTTGGGAATGGGGAATGCCAATCAGTCACGAAGAATATTTGCAGGCCCAAAAAGGTGAATTTAAGATGGTGCTCACGCCTTTGAAACAAATCCCCAAGGATTGGTTCCCTGATCCTATTAAGGGTAAAAAGATATTGGGATTAGCATCAGGTGGTGGTCAACAAATGCCGATCCTCACTGCGTTAGGTGGGGAGTGCACAGTATTTGACTATTCTCAAAAACAGTTGGATGCCGAAAAAATGGTCGCTGAGCGTGAAAATTATCAAATAGAAATTATCAAAGGAGATATGACTAAAAAATTGCCTTTTACTGACAATACATTTGATATGATCATTCAGCCAGTGGCTAATTCCTATATTGAAAATGTGCAACATGTTTGGAATGAAAGCTACCGGATCCTGAAGCCTGGTGGAAGATTATTAGTTGGATTAGACAATGGTATCAATTACATTTTTGATAAGACAGAGACTAAGCTTTATCATCCACTGCCATACAATCCTTTAAAAAATCCTGAGGTGAATGACGATTTTCCAATCGAAGAAGAGGGTATCCAATTTTCCCACACCTTGGATGAACAAATTCGTGGTCAGATCAAGGCAGGTTTTCAAATCGTTGATTTATATGAGGATACTAATAGCGAGGGTAAACTCAAAGACTATAATATTCCAACTTTTTGGGCAACATATGCAATCAAGAAATAA